In the Gorilla gorilla gorilla isolate KB3781 chromosome 1, NHGRI_mGorGor1-v2.1_pri, whole genome shotgun sequence genome, ttttttacaaaatatttttgtacccatcagCTTGCATCCTAATTATTATGATGGCatcttataataaatattaaaagactaCTTTCATATAACCTTTCTTCCTTTAATtacattaataatattaattattgctATTAATAATTTACCtgtgctgggcaaggtggctcacgcctgtaatcccagcactttgggaggttgaggcaggcgggtcacctgaggtcaggagttcaagactagcctgcccaacatgaggaaaccctgtctctaccaaaaaatacaaaaattagccggtcatggtggcgcacctgaagtcccagctactggggaggctgaggtggaagaacggcttgaactcggaaggcagaagttccagtgagccgagatcatgtcaccgcactccatcctgggtgatagagtgagaccctgtctcaaaataataataattataataataatttacctGTAAtacacagcagaagaaaataaacttcatttaaaatttctaGTTGTTTACTTTTCTTAAGTAACTCTATATTTCATCATTTTTGTGTTTAGATCTTTGTGTCAAAATACTGAGAGAAGATAAAAATTGCCCAGGATCTACACAGTTAGTGAAATGGCAAGTAAAAGAATACctaaagagagaaaattatttttttctcattttacttttttttgtaccTTGGATACCTTTGGTGTTTAACCAAATTTTAGTGAATCACCCTTTAATGCTAGATAGCATTTTTGTAGGTCATTAAATTTTCCACTGAAGTTTTCCTCTCCTTGAAGTCTaggtatttggaaaaataaattttaaaaataaatgtttctttattttgtgCCCCATGCAAgcaggctttatttattttattattgttcccCACAAATAGCTAtcagatattttgtattttcccttCCATCTTtatcatcattttacatttctgccatattgttttttatgttttgtcttgttttaagccAGTTAATAAGAAGGGAGCTTTAATAagacatttttgtattatttagtaatGAGATAATATGgaaatttatgaaaataactattttctgGAAATGCATTCAGTCTAAAAATgaatccttgattttttttttaggatgcTAGGATGTTATGAtgctttacagaaaaaatatgtaagtcTTGCAAtctctttatccttttttttctacAGTTTATGATCTACAAATATAACTGGAGTTATCATGTAGTAAAACATTCATTTGAACTAACTTGAGTGTAGGTCAGTCTGAATTACTGAAAAGCCTaaacatttgaatattttaaagactAATCATCAACTCATTTAAAGATAATGGAATTAACACTAAACAAATTTTTCCAAGCTGGTTTTTTTAACACTTATTTGTATTAATAACACGTGTTAACttacaaaaaatttaatgaattaaaGAGTCTTTCCAAATAGTTTATTCATTAGTTTCACATGCCTTCTACAAGCTTGTTTAtactaataatttaataaattatttccttattagggttcaaaaataaatttccacATAATCTAGGTTAAATTGTCACAAATTCTGAATTAGCAAAATTAAGAAGCTTTTAAGATGTATTGTAATCCTTTTTGCATACTTAGTATAATTTAGTACCAACTTGCATAATGAAGTCCAGCACTAGGCTAATTGTGaagaagatgaattttttttttttttttgagatggagtcttgctctgtcgctcaggctggagtgcagtggcaccatctcggcgtactgcaagctccacctcccaggttcacgccattctcctgcctcagcctcaagaagattaatttttattcatGGTTCCTAATCTTCCCCCATTAAGGCGTAGTAAATATTGAGCGCCCGTTATGTGTTAGGCATCTCTTCTAGGTAGGAACTGGGTAAGCTAACAgtgatcaacaaaacaaaaagggtcCCTTGTATAGTAGGAAAACAAGTAGTTAATAAAACAAATCATATACTTCTCAATAATGTTAAATTGCCATTAAAATTTTTAGCAAAAGTATGTGGTAAATGGAAAGGTGAAGTAACTTTAGATGGGATGGTCATAGGAgcttctctgaggaagtgacattgaAGAGACctgaatgagaagaaaccagccaGGCATTGATTTTAGGAGACAATACTCCTGGCAGAGCAGCAAATGCAAAGAATTGGAAGGAAGTTTAGAGAGTTCCAGGAACAAAAAGAAGGCCAATATGACTGAGGGCAATTGTGCAGTGGGGGAGAATAAcatgagatgagcctgggcaggTAAGCAGGGCCAGAGCACTCAGTGGCTTTTATTTTAGGTGCAAAGAAAAGCCATTCAAAGGTTATACATAGAAATGTAATAtttgatttacatttaaaaattgttttaggccaggcatggtggctcacgcctgtaatcctagcaccttgggaggccaagacaggtggatcacctaaggttaggagtttgagaccagcctggccaacatggtgaaaccttgtctctactaaaaatacaaaaatgagctaggcGTGttggtgcgcctgtaatcccagctactcaggaggctgaggcaggagaatcgcttgaacctgggaggtggagattgcagtaagctgagatcatgccactgtactccagcctgagtgacagagtgatactctgtcttaaaaaaaaaattgttttaaatcacTTTGCCCACAACTTAGAGAATATGCTGTAGAAGGAGATTAAGATTGGGAGTAAGGAGAATAGCACCTAGGCCATTACTGTAGTACTGGTGAGAAATAATGGTTGCTTAGACCAGGATAGCAGAGAGAGGAGATTCAGGATAGATTTGGCAGTAGAAGTGATTGGATTTGTTGATGGACTGGCTGTGTAATACAAGGAAAAGATCAGAATCAAGGATGACTCTTAGATttttggcagatcacttgattaaattattttctatgattttcttttcctatggTCTCCAAAACTTCCTCCCTCTGTTGAATTCATAGGGCCCTGaactctgctttttcttttttcaaaatcagTTCTCGTTGTTTTCAGTATAACACATATATTGTgttatttcacaatatatatattttttccttgtaatGGCAGTAATGTCCTTTTTGCTTAAGTCAATGAAATAAAGTGCTGACATGAATTTCAATCATCAGTAATTTTAGTAGCAACAGATATTTCAGGGGATAGGGAAGCATATCTAAGGTACTGCATTATAGGCATTGATCTTATGCAGTCAAGATCTGCCATGATTATTTGTTATTAGGAATACATGTTGAAATAGGACAAAGAATTCTTATGATtcataatgaaaaattattttatagactACAAGTaagatttttgttctttgttgtaTTTCAGCTAAGGATGGTTGTTCTAGctgtaagtatttttaaattgtgtgttctttttttaatactgCCAAATTTGGCCTTGCTTAATTAAATGACACCAAAACTATCAGTTGATTATGTCACATTATTCAAATAACTGATCtattcaatggaatgaaaaagtaatattttgggtggtcatttttatttgtttgttttgatgagTTCACATGAAGTTTAGTCTAAACATCTAATTTAGTTCTTGAATACTTAGCCTTAGATAACTCAattgtaaattgtttttaaataggtATACACAAACCCAGAAGATCCTCAGGTAAGTGTGCTTGAGTTACTAAAGAAATATAATGCCTCTAATATCTAAAAATAACACGAAACATAATATAAGAATATCTTATGCTTTTAATTATGCTTTAATCAATatactttcatatatattttcacatttgaGCTTCATAAAACTCTTCTGAGGTAAGGCAGGGCTTGGATTGTTACCTTTAAACAGATTAGCATGACAGAGATTATGTGACTGATCTTAGGCCACAAAGCTTACAAACTGTTAGAAATAACTTAAATCTCCTGACGTCTAATTCTTTATAGTattttttatactatattttagaATTATGAAAGGGCTTGAGTTTTAGGAAAGTAAGAAAGTCATCCTTAAACTTCGAATATTCATCCCAATCCATTCATAGCTACCTATTTATCTTACCATtaaaggagagaagggagaacGTGAAAGGGAAAACCAGAAGATAAGAAGCAAGGGGGAAAGATCTACTGAGTGCTTACTTTATATTAGGCTCTGTTCTTTGGGGCTttatgtgcattatctcatttattcatcCCAACCTTCATGAGGTAACCACTATTAGCATCTccgctttacagatgaggaaatctaAGTACAAGGGGTTTCTTGCCTAAGGTCATAGTGCCTgaagtggcagaaccaggttTTTGAACCTAGGAAGGCCAGTTCACAATTTGGGTGTTTACCCATTACGCTATAGCTGTTACAATATAACGTTTCATTCAGTCAAGGAGAGGTAGATTTAAACTGGTGTTAAAAATAGATGTTTAAAAACATCACTATGTAAGCAATGAAATataaagaaagcaataaaagtaTTCACGCTTCAGGAGGGCTGAGAATGTGTCTTTTCTTTGATACTCACACTGCAATTAATGCTTAATATGTGTTCATGCTGACAAAGCAGATCATTTGGGTAAAGGCTGTGAATTAATAGATTGTGTTCAGAAAACTGATTGTTCagaaaatgttcatttattttcatatgttttataaTTGTGCATTTTTTCTATCAGTAAATTAGCAACCTTGTTGatacaataataatatttattgaatgtttactataTGTCAGGTACTTTATAAAGTACCCTGTATAAATTATCCCACTTGTGAATATTTATTCACAACTACCAATGAGATATGTactgtctttaatctcttttttAGCTGGGGAAACTAATACTTAAACTAAGGCTTAAGTGGCTTGCCTGTGGTTACAGTATAGCAAAGATTTATGCCCTGTGTTAGCCACTCTGCTGAGGTGTGTTGCCTCCCTTATCTGCCTGCTAAGGAGTTCCTTCCATGTGGTATAAATAACTGAAGGGGTAGCCTGcctctccacacctgtgggtatttctagtctggtgggacgagagactgagaaaagaaataagacacagagacaaagtatagataAACAATAGtaggcccaggggaccggcgctcagcataccaaggacctgcaccggcaccggtctctgagttccctcagtttttattgattattatcttcattattttagcaaaaaggaatgtagtaggagggcagggtgataataaggagaaggtcagcaacaaACATGTGAGCAatagaatctatgtcataattaagttcaagggaaggtactatgactgGACATACACGTAAGCCAGatttgtttctctccacccaaacatctcagtggagtaaagaataacaaggcagcattgctgcaaacatgtctcgcctcccaccatagggcggtttttgtcctatctcagaattgaacaaatgtacaatcgggttttatactgagacattcagttcccaggggcaggcaggagacagtggccttcctctatctcagctgcaagaggctttcctcttttactaatccacctcagcacagaccctttacgggtgtcgcgCTGGcagacggtcaggtctttctcatcccacgaggccatatttcagactatcacatggggagaaaccttggacaataccccactttcaagggcagaggtccctgtggctttccgcaatgcattgtgcccctggtttattgagactagagaatggcgatgacttttactaagtatactgcttgtaaacattttgttaacaaggcacgtcctgcacagccctagatcccttaaaccttgatttcgtACAACATATGTTTCTGTGAGCTCCAGACTGGATCAAAGtggttgggtcaaagtggctggggcaaagctacaaattaacaacatctcagcaaagcaattatttaaagtacaagtctttttcaaaatggagtctcttatgtcttccctttctacatagacacagtaacaatctgatctctcttttccctacAATAACATACATTACAATAAGTTGGGAAATAAATGTCTCTCCAAGACTGAAGCCCCAAACCCAAACCATGAAAACTGACTATGAGGAATCAAAAGTTTCAATGGATCAACAGGGATTAATACGGCAGAAAAAAGTATTGACTAAATGTTGAGTCATACAAAACAGAATATAGCTATTTAGCAGCTAGTACTGAATATCAGAAGCATAACTGCGATATTTTCTATTTAAGACAATTTCAGAATGTTACCAATTCAAATTCAAATACACCAATAATGGACCACTCATGGACTTCATAAGGTATTGTTCTATAGTTTTCTGTTTGTATTACAGATTACCACTTATTCATATTAATGCTATATAGCTAAACCTCAGGATTCATTCTGAAACTGCGGGGACATCCCCAATTAACCATCAAGATGTGGCTATGCAAAATGGAGTGGTGGCTTGCAGTAGCTTCAAGCCAGGATTCTGTGGCTAATAATAAGCAATTTTAATTGTGGAAAGAGAACTTAGGTgattagaaatatagaaatataattttaaaacataatttgctTTCTTTAAACACTTCATATAAAATGCACttaagtaaaattattatttatagcaatgatattaatattaaaattttataatagtgACATTAAAACACATGGTAACTTTCAAGTTAACAGCTTAATGCTATAATAGAAATAAGAATCTCAAATAGTTAAAATGTAAAGTTATGGTATTAGAAGCCAcaggttttataaaataaattaatatgtgaTTCTCTTCTAGTAAAAACCAAAGCAACGAATCTAGCATGTCGTCTACTGACACCAAGAAAGCAAGCATTCTCCTCATTCGCAAGATTTATATCCTAATGCAAAATCTGGGGCCTTTACCTAATGATGTTTGTTTGACCATGAAACTTTTTTACTATGATGAAGGTACTATTTGCAATACATCCTGTTTCAGTTGGTACATATGTTTTATCATTATTGAAACAATTGGTTTCCATTCCAAATATTTTTAGCAcctaaattttttgaaattataaaatttacacTTAATATCACTATTCAAGAAAGAAAGATTTACAAAATTAAGCTTTAAAATAGATGCTTCTCTAGTGATAGGAACATATCCATGTGAAGTATAACCTCACTCAAATTTAACAATGAGTTAACAGTTTTCACTTATCAGATTGGTAAAACATGTTAATCCATTATTGATAAGGATGTGGGGAAAcaggaacttttttttgtttgagacagagtcttgctctgtctcccaggctggagtgcagtggcataatctcagctcactgcagcctccacctcctgggttcaagcgattctcctgtctcagtctcctgagtagctgggactacaggcactcgccaccacacgtctggctaatttttgtatttttagtacagatggggtttcaccgtgttggccaggctagtcttgaactcctgatctcaagtgattcacccactttggcctcccaaagtactgggataacaggcgtgagccacagcatccgGCCGAGCAGGCACTTTTATACACTCGAGGGACTGTAAACAGGTGCAACATTTTTAGAGGACAATTTGGcagtatcaaaattttaaatgcacattATCTTTAATCCAGAAATTCTATAgtgagaaaaatatattgaaaatataattgtGCAAATACGCAAAGTTATATAAGGATTTTGATTATAGCATTGGCTAAAATAGgaacaaactggaaacaacttcaGTGTCCTTCATTGGGGACTGAGTAAATAAATTATGGTCCATCTGCGTAATAGAATACTACACAAGCTGTTAAAAAGAAGGTGCTGATAAATTACGTTATCCAAGATATATTATTAAGTTAAAACCAGCTAGGTATGGAATGGTATGAgctcatttgtgttttttaaggaattttatATCTATTTCCTAAAACCTatgtaaatatgaaatatcttttattatatgCATGTCTTCTAGAAGAACAtaaagcaacaaaaataacaactaacatttattgagtatttactatgtgccagttcTCTTCTCAACATTTTATGACACTTTATTTTATTCCCACaataaccctatgaagtaggtactattattttcaCCATTTGACAGTTGAGAAAATCAAATCAGGGATGATGAATAATTTACTCAAGGTCACAGACAGTCAAGTGAAGAAAACAAAGCTTACCTTTAGGGAATAAAATGGGGACTTGGACATAGTAGGAGAGTAATTCTTATGTTTTACCTTATGCCCTTATATACTATTTGAAATACCTGCAATCTGCGtgtgtttttataataataattatattttctttaatttcatgaACAGCACAGTTTACACTTACTTTTTTGCAGTTACACCCCCAGATTACCAGCCTCCCGGTTTTAAGGATGGTGATTGTGAAGGAGTTATATTTGAAGGGGAACCTATGTATTTAAATGTGGGAGAAGTCTCAACACCTTTTCACATCTTCAAAGTAAAAGTGACCACTGAGAGAGAACGAATGGAAAATATTGATTCGACTATACTAtcaccaaaacaaataaaaacaccatTTCAAAAAATCCTGAGGGACAAAGATGTAGAAGATGAACAGGAGCATTATACAAGTGTAAGTGTATTTCAAGAGTTATaaagaacaataataacaaatgttTGACTCAATTCTGAAGATTTTTCATAGCTCCCATTAACATTTGTGTAAATTCTGTATTATAATCATAAACTCAAGGTTGAAAGGGACCTTAAAGTCTAGGCCTgtggttttaaaactttttacttAGCCCAAACAACATTGTACTAGAACTTAAAAGCACAACTATTCTGGTTGAAGTAGGGAATGTTCCTGGAGGCTCTGCCACTCCCTATGTCACTTACCTTCATAGTGGACTCTGAGGAAACCCCTAGGACTCTAGGGCATAATTTGAAAAGCATTGCACTAGTCTAACTCCCGGCTAATGGTGGAATCTTTTCTACAACATCCCTACTAAGTGTTCAGGTAGCCTGTGCTTGAATTTCTCTAGGGCCTGGAAAGTCACTGTTCTGAAGCAGCCTGGAAGTTCCTGGAAGTCAGGAAAAGTGTCTCATTCAACTGTTTCATCATCCTGTGCCTAGCACTTGGATTTCTAGTTAGTGCGTCCTAAGTATTAGTcgagtgaatggatgaatagaaGTATAAAAGAGTTTTTTTGTTGCCTCACTTCCAGCAAATATGAAAGTCATTATTGCTTTAATCTTTCAAGCATTAACATTATGTCCTTTAATCTCACCTCTCTTGTATTCTGTGTCTCAATTTATTCTAAATTATGACTACAGTACTTATGTACAGAGATTCACTATTCTGATTAGGCTGTCTAACCACatctttacacatagaaaattCAATCAATTTTCAACCAATTcagtcaaagaaaaaaacttttttctaagACCTAAATCCCAGTCTTGCTTTATAACAAATATGGCTGAGGTGTTTGTagcattctttaaaatatttaaatctctttCACATGTATCACAAAGGGAACAATAATTGTAATGTAGACATTAAACCTGTTGCAATTTCTACCATAACATGACTGAGCTTATCCTTCAATAACTCTCTGAAGAGTTtttgtttattacttttttttcttttttgagacagagtttcactcttgttgcccaggctggagtgcaatggcacgatctcagctcacagcaacctgctcctcccaggttcaagtgattctcctgcctcagcttcccaagtagctgggattacaggcatgtgccaccatgcctggctaattttgtatttttagtagagacagggtttctccatgttggtcaggctagtctcggacttttgacctcaggtgatccgcccacctgtgcctcccaaagtgctgggattacaggcatgagccaccacgcctggccgaaagttgtatatttttatcatttgtcCTTAAAGCAACCctgcaaaataaagaaaaatagtattttatactttatttggATTAATAAATTGCCTTTTGATAGAAATTCTAGGAACACTTTTATTTCTAGCAACCATGAGGTAGTTGTAGGTTTTTGGggttttctggtttgtttgttttgttttgttttgttttttgagacagagtcttgctcttttgccgaggctgaagtgcagtggcagatcttggttcactgcaacctctagcctcctgggttcaaggtattctcctgcctcagcctcctgagtagctgggattacaagtgtgtgccaccacaccgggctaatttttgtatttttcgtagagacgagatttcaccatgttagccaggctggtctccaactcctgaccccaagtgatctgcccacctcagcctcccaaagtgctgggaatacaggcgtaagccattgcgcctggcctgggtttttttgtttgtttgtttttgagtcagggtcttgtcctgtctcccaggctggagcgcagtgggaTGATCACggctactgcagcctcaaacttctgggctcaagcgatcctctcacctcagcctcaggtGACAgaaacatgccaccacacctggctaatttttaaaattttttcatagagacgaggtctcatcatattgcccaggctaatctggAACTACtaatctcaagcaatcctccctccatggccttccaaagtgccagtaatacaagcatgagccaccatgcccggccagtagtTTTATATTGTATTTAGCCTTCACATGAAACAAATTTGTTCATAAATGCTTTCTGCTCAGTTGTTTTAATTCCTTTTTGAAAtgtgtcaatttttttcttcacataattatgTAGGATGATTTGGACATTGAAACTAAAAtggaagaacaggaaaaaaaccCTGCATCTTCTGAACTTGAAGGTAAGAAGTTAATGAAAATGTACATTAACTCACTTCCAACTCAATTTTATAcccatgtaactttttttttttttttttttttacagaaccAAGTTTAGTTTGTGAGGAAGATGAAATTATGAGGTCTAAAGAAAGTACAGATCTTTCTATTTCTCATTCTCAGGTATCAACTTCATAGTTTCATCtcacttttgttttgttcacaGGACAGTTGCTTatgtgctaattttttatttttcagattttcttattCCAGGtcttttagaataaaattcaatatttagaATGCTTGTTATTAACTAAATCTGGAAATTATATGTTGATGAATTTTGAGTATATTACTGGTGGATTTGTTTAGTAATAAACCTAAATACTATTGGTAGAATCTGAGAATTTCAGAGCTAGATAGAATCTTATGCAGTTATTTATTCCACCCTGCTTTGTATTTATAAgtagaatatataatacatttgtgttgccTTGGAGCATACATGTTTTATTCTGCTTTTCAAATACAGTAAAATCCTGAAATAAGAGATTTAGGtaatatgaacttggaaataatatGATTGATGATTGATTGTCTGTCTTCCTCTGCCCAGCCCATTTCTCAAATAAGTAGACTAAATTTCTTGTCTTCTGGAAGGGTGGTGCCTGGTGATCATTTGGTACTTTCTCAGTTCAGTGGTTGGCCAATTATGTAAAGTGTCAGTTTCACTATCTTTACTTTTGTGCTTTTTGAACAGTATGAACCAACTCAAAATTATTGGTTTTAACTTGACAAGACCCTAAATTTTATGTGGTTAAATTTTTGGACCCCATTTATTGTGTTATGAAAAGGTTTTATTATACTaagttatattttttgtaattattttcttttttaggttgAGCAGTTAGTCAATAAAACATCTGAACTTGATATGTCTGAAAGCAAAACAAGAAGTGGAAAAGTCTTTCagaataaaatggtaaatatctCTTTAGGTTTGTTTTCCATTGTAACCTTGTAATTCTCCCCCATATGtgagtttattttaatatttcatttattaaacCAGTATTTACTAAGTACCTATTATGTGTCAGGTATTTTACTAGGTGCTTAGGATATAACCTGAATAACACATACTTCATGGTCTTAGCTGAAGTTTAGTAACTGGAAATAAACAAGCAATGATATAGAGCCATTATAGAAGTCTGAATAGGCTACATAGGCACAAAGAAAGGAATGGTTAATTTTACTGAAGGTATATTAAAGAGAGGGATCCAGGAAAGGTTTTGGGAAGAAGTGATACTATCATCCAGACTCCCAGAGAAGTTTCCTAGAATGCCAGAATGTTCCCATgcttgatctttttttctttttaaatttcatttaatttaagttgcaagatacatgtgcaggacgtgcaggtttgttacataggtaaacgtgtgccgtagtgatttgctgcacctatcaatctattacctaggtattaagccccacatgcattagctatttatcctaatgctctccctccctccaaccccctgacaggccccagtgtgtattgttcccctctttgtgtccatgtgttctcattgtttatctaccacttataagagagaacatgtggtgtttggttttctgttcctgtgttggtttgctgaggataatggcttccagctccatccatgtccctgcaaaggacatgatttcatttctttttatggctgcttattttctttatccagtctatcactgatgggcatgtgggttgattctgtctttgctattgtgaatagtggtgcagtgaacatacaggtgcatgtatctttgtaatagaatgatttatattcctctgggtatatacctagtaatgggattactgggacaaatggtatttctggttctaggtctttgaagaatcaccacactgtcttccacaatggttgaactaatttacattccaaccaacagtgtaaaagtgttcctatttctccatagcctcgtcagcatctgttgtttcttaacttttaataatcaccattctgactggcatgagatggtatctcattgtggttttgatttgcatttctctaatgatcagtgatgttgagtgtttttcatatgtttgttggccacatgaatgtcttcttttgagaagtgtctgttcatgtcctttacccactttttaatggggttgtttgtttttttcttgtaaatttgtttaagtttcttatagattctggatattagacctttgtcagatggatagattgcagaaattttctcccattctataggttctCTGTTCACTCtgaaaaatatggaatgcttc is a window encoding:
- the HORMAD1 gene encoding HORMA domain-containing protein 1 isoform X2, translated to MATAQLQRTPMSALVFPNKISTEHQSLVLVKRLLAVSVSCITYLRGIFPECAYGTRYLDDLCVKILREDKNCPGSTQLVKWMLGCYDALQKKYVYTNPEDPQTISECYQFKFKYTNNGPLMDFISKNQSNESSMSSTDTKKASILLIRKIYILMQNLGPLPNDVCLTMKLFYYDEVTPPDYQPPGFKDGDCEGVIFEGEPMYLNVGEVSTPFHIFKVKVTTERERMENIDSTILSPKQIKTPFQKILRDKDVEDEQEHYTSDDLDIETKMEEQEKNPASSELEEPSLVCEEDEIMRSKESTDLSISHSQVEQLVNKTSELDMSESKTRSGKVFQNKMANGNQPVKSSKENRKRSQHESGRIVLHHFDSSSQESVPKRRKFSEPKEHI
- the HORMAD1 gene encoding HORMA domain-containing protein 1 isoform X1, which encodes MATAQLQRTPMSALVFPNKISTEHQSLVLVKRLLAVSVSCITYLRGIFPECAYGTRYLDDLCVKILREDKNCPGSTQLVKWMLGCYDALQKKYLRMVVLAVYTNPEDPQTISECYQFKFKYTNNGPLMDFISKNQSNESSMSSTDTKKASILLIRKIYILMQNLGPLPNDVCLTMKLFYYDEVTPPDYQPPGFKDGDCEGVIFEGEPMYLNVGEVSTPFHIFKVKVTTERERMENIDSTILSPKQIKTPFQKILRDKDVEDEQEHYTSDDLDIETKMEEQEKNPASSELEEPSLVCEEDEIMRSKESTDLSISHSQVEQLVNKTSELDMSESKTRSGKVFQNKMANGNQPVKSSKENRKRSQHESGRIVLHHFDSSSQESVPKRRKFSEPKEHI
- the HORMAD1 gene encoding HORMA domain-containing protein 1 isoform X3 gives rise to the protein MRLWNKISRWMLGCYDALQKKYLRMVVLAVYTNPEDPQTISECYQFKFKYTNNGPLMDFISKNQSNESSMSSTDTKKASILLIRKIYILMQNLGPLPNDVCLTMKLFYYDEVTPPDYQPPGFKDGDCEGVIFEGEPMYLNVGEVSTPFHIFKVKVTTERERMENIDSTILSPKQIKTPFQKILRDKDVEDEQEHYTSDDLDIETKMEEQEKNPASSELEEPSLVCEEDEIMRSKESTDLSISHSQVEQLVNKTSELDMSESKTRSGKVFQNKMANGNQPVKSSKENRKRSQHESGRIVLHHFDSSSQESVPKRRKFSEPKEHI
- the HORMAD1 gene encoding HORMA domain-containing protein 1 isoform X4 translates to MRLWNKISRWMLGCYDALQKKYVYTNPEDPQTISECYQFKFKYTNNGPLMDFISKNQSNESSMSSTDTKKASILLIRKIYILMQNLGPLPNDVCLTMKLFYYDEVTPPDYQPPGFKDGDCEGVIFEGEPMYLNVGEVSTPFHIFKVKVTTERERMENIDSTILSPKQIKTPFQKILRDKDVEDEQEHYTSDDLDIETKMEEQEKNPASSELEEPSLVCEEDEIMRSKESTDLSISHSQVEQLVNKTSELDMSESKTRSGKVFQNKMANGNQPVKSSKENRKRSQHESGRIVLHHFDSSSQESVPKRRKFSEPKEHI